From Sus scrofa isolate TJ Tabasco breed Duroc chromosome 18, Sscrofa11.1, whole genome shotgun sequence, a single genomic window includes:
- the NACAD gene encoding NAC-alpha domain-containing protein 1 isoform X1: protein MPGEAARAELLLPEAGGPGPRTDLSCDAAAATTPKGDRLEHCALSPGPSTLALTFLPSKPGTRPPPEGASWDAGPGRAPSAWAVQTEGGPSPGSPEVRPAEGPLPASLEPRIVMGEETCRRAPPLPRAALPELRDWEGGHASPHPPPELRSQGDPPVPFPAPDSDSFFTPPSTPTETACPLLPGPGPRRDAGDAQAELGDSPPASPSGSYVTADGDSWASSPSCSLSLQAPAEGLDVPSGWGFSPAGSVADERELPPAQTSDTPSPESSLSGDSSSSWDQEGHFFDLDFLANDPMIPASLLPFQGSLIFQVEAVEVTPLPPEEEGVQEEQEQDEEQEAPVPRGDLAGEGEDDSTFASSLHSLSDLSITEGMDEAFAFRDDTSAASSEPDSASYAGADDERLYSGEPHAQPTTLLQDSPADAAFWGPEPALGAAPREAGTAAKSQEPGSEIPEVGPTSGQASAAGVGPHIPQEAPGLTGVTPQAQVEEAGSTMGPAPVAMVALGPLKEGDSPALGTEPRTSKGEEGLASLQNRKEETGQGSAAAASPELQPEEDPAISSPLQDTGLPLVQGSATEASPEPQPEERDLVAPLPLQDAGLPSDQESATEASPEPQPEERDLMAPLPLQDAGLPSDQESATEASPEPQPEERDLMALLPLQDAGLPSGQESATEASPERQPEVDLVAPLPLQDAGLPSDQESATEASPERQPEVDLVAPLPLQDADIPLVQESATEASPEPQPEERDLMAPLPLQDAGLPSDQESATEASPEPQPEEVDLVAPLPLQDAGLPSDQESATEASPEPQPEERDLVAPLPLQDADIPLVQGFASETSPEPQLEEDLMASLPLEDADLPLVQGSDSEASPEPQPGVHLMAPLPLQDAGLPSGQESATEASPEPQPGELTAAPPLQDADFPSGQGSASETSPEPQPEEDLMASLPLEDANLPLVQGSATEASPEPQPEVHLMAPLPLQDVVLPSGQESATETSPEPQLEVDLIASLPLQDTELPLVQASASEASAEPHPREGDLTAAPPLQDAGLPSDQGSASETSPGPQPEERDLSALPPLQDAVLPLVQASASKASPEPQPEEVDLMASLPLQDAGLPLGQESASKATPEPQPEEREPTASLPLQDAGLALDHESSTEAGPEPQPEGRDLSALPPLQDAVLPSVQASASKASPEPQPEVDLMASLPLQDAGLALGQESATEAGPEPQPEERDLSALPPLQDAVLPSVQASASKASPEPQPEEVDLMASLPLQDAGLPLGQESASKATPEPQPEEREPTASLPLQDAGLALGQESSTEAGPEPQPEEKDLSAAPPLQDAVLPSVQASASKASPEPQPEVDLIAAPSLQDTGLPLGQESASEASPEPQPEERELTASLPLQDAGLPLGQESATEASPEPQPEEKDLSAAPPLQDAVLPSVQASASKASPEPQPEVDLMASLPLQDTGLPLGQESASEASPEPRPEPQPEERDLMASLPLQDAVLPLGQESATEASPEPQSEVALTIFSTLQDAGLPSGQGAAKASPEPQPEEVDLTVFLPLQDADLTSDQESTTKALQTDAGCTPGTGPMATTAQRKRSKTSGLRPEPEEKDPDHSGGADALALDQAHPSGSEPAADARTPWALQGDVGPPEPTTETPDRPEPTTEAPDLPEPDSSGEETARAPEQGACLDGHVRGDDEAEPSLSPKEALGAEKQGGKVLEPVALSPEASPAACLEAGPVRPPSPVEEGRATLGPRLPRAAASEAGLGPGSESPSRAVPRLGGGCPKDPAPTLPLPSRQPEPMLGRGSGGQARAALRVLSPSPPQPPESRARHLASAPQDRTRSPEPPAPGVPMESAPTPSGPPAPCSCQGPREDLGEGQEPLGSPGLPPPRARARRAAAAFSGTPNPPGAGQVGLPPQPLPLSPKAAPKGGNHAKDLASSISPPCQVPLGSGPRSPAGPRGLPATEQQDDQDSVEEDSPRAPGSGQHSDSHGESSAELEEQDLSGPQTAQCLAQAPAGGASEETVAKAKQSRSEKKARKAMSKLGLRQIQGVTRITIQKSKNILFVIAKPDVFKSPASDTYVVFGEAKIEDLSQQVHRAAAEKFKVPSEPSPLVPESAPGPRVRPECEEEEEEEEEEVDEAGLELRDIELVMAQANVSRAKAVRALRDNQSDIVNAIMELTM, encoded by the exons ATGCCCGGGGAGGCTGCCCGCGCCGAGCTGCTGCTGCCCGAGGCAGGCGGGCCGGGGCCCCGCACAG ATCTGTCCTGTGATGCGGCTGCAGCTACCACCCCGAAAGGGGACCGGCTGGAGCACTGTGCCCTGAGCCCTGGCCCCAGCACCCTGGCCCTCACGTTCCTGCCCAGCAAGCCGGGTACCCGGCCCCCGCCCGAGGGAGCCAGCTGGGATGCAGGGCCGGGCCGCGCCCCCTCGGCCTGGGCAGTGCAGACAGAGGGCGGCCCCAGCCCAGGGAGCCCCGAGGTTCGGCCCGCCGAAggtcctctcccagcctccctggagcCCCGGATCGTGATGGGCGAGGAGACGTGCCGCCGGGCACCCCCACTGCCCAGGGCAGCCCTGCCAGAGCTCAGGGACTGGGAGGGTGGGCAcgccagcccccacccaccccccgagTTGCGTTCTCAGGGTGACCCTCCTGTGCCTTTCCCTGCCCCAGACTCTGACTCCTTCTTCacgcctccctccacccccaccgaGACAGCCTGCCCCCTGCTCCCCGGCCCCGGGCCCCGCAGGGACGCCGGGGATGCCCAGGCCGAGCTGGGGGACTcgcccccagcctccccctcaGGCTCCTATGTCACAGCAGATGGGGACAGCTGGGCCTCCTCTCCATCCTGCTCCCTGAGCCTGCAGGCCCCGGCCGAAGGGCTGGATGTGCCCTCAGGCTGGGGCTTCTCCCCAGCCGGGTCTGTGGCAGATGAGAGGGAGCTGCCCCCGGCGCAGACCTCGGACACCCCCTCCCCAGAGTCCAGCCTCTCGGGGGACAGCAGCTCTTCCTGGGACCAGGAGGGCCACTTCTTCGACCTGGACTTCCTGGCCAACGACCCCATGatccctgcttccctcctgcccttccAGGGCAGCCTCATCTTCCAGGTGGAGGCGGTAGAGGTGACACCGCTGCCCCCCGAGGAGGAGGGGGtgcaggaggagcaggagcaggacgAGGAGCAGGAGGCCCCCGTCCCCAGGGGGGACCTGGCCGGGGAGGGTGAGGACGACAGCACGTTCGCCTCCTCCCTGCACTCGCTGTCTGACCTCTCCATCACCGAGGGCATGGACGAGGCCTTCGCCTTCCGGGATGACACCTCGGCCGCCTCCTCTGAGCCCGACTCGGCCTCCTACGCGGGGGCTGACGATGAGAGGCTGTACAGTGGGGAGCCGCATGCACAGCCCACCACTCTGCTCCAGGACAGCCCCGCTGACGCCGCCTTCTGGGGCCCAGAGCCTGCTCTTGGAGCGGCCCCCAGAGAGGCTGGCACTGCTGCCAAGAGCCAGGAACCAGGCTCTGAGATACCCGAGGTGGGTCCCACGTCAGGCCAGGCATCCGCGGCTGGCGTGGGCCCTCACATCCCACAGGAAGCCCCAGGCCTCACTGGGgtgacccctcaggcccaggtaGAAGAGGCAGGCTCCACCATGGGACCAGCACCTGTTGCCATGGTTGCACTCGGGCCCCTGAAGGAGGGAGACAGCCCTGCCTTGGGCACAGAGCCACGGACTTCGAAGGGAGAGGAGGGCCTCGCCTCCCTGCAAAACCGGAAGGAAGAAACAGGCCAGGGGTCTGCGGCTGCAGCCAGCCCCGAGCTCCAGCCGGAAGAGGATCCGGCCATATCCTCACCCTTGCAGGATACAGGCCTCCCCTTGGTTCAGGGGTCTGCCACCGAGGCCAGCCCTGAGCCCCAACCAGAAGAAAGGGACCTGGTGGCACCTTTGCCCCTGCAGGATGCGGGTCTCCCCTCAGACCAAGAATCTGCCACCGAGGCCAGCCCTGAGCCCCAACCAGAAGAAAGGGACCTGATGGCACCTTTGCCCCTGCAGGATGCGGGTCTCCCCTCAGACCAAGAATCTGCCACCGAGGCCAGCCCTGAGCCCCAACCAGAAGAAAGGGACCTGATGGCACTTTTGCCCCTGCAGGATGCGGGTCTCCCCTCAGGCCAAGAATCTGCCACCGAGGCCAGCCCTGAGCGCCAACCAGAAGTGGACCTGGTGGCACCTTTGCCCCTGCAGGATGCGGGTCTCCCCTCAGACCAAGAATCTGCCACCGAGGCCAGCCCTGAGCGCCAACCAGAAGTGGACCTGGTGGCACCTTTGCCCCTGCAGGATGCAGACATCCCTTTGGTCCAAGAATCTGCCACCGAGGCCAGCCCTGAGCCCCAACCAGAAGAAAGGGACCTGATGGCACCTTTGCCCCTGCAGGATGCGGGTCTCCCCTCAGACCAAGAATCTGCCACCGAGGCCAGCCCTGAGCCCCAACCAGAAGAAGTGGACCTGGTGGCACCTTTGCCCCTGCAGGATGCGGGTCTCCCCTCAGACCAAGAATCTGCCACCGAGGCCAGCCCTGAGCCCCAACCAGAAGAAAGGGACCTGGTGGCACCTTTGCCCCTGCAGGATGCAGACATCCCTTTGGTCCAAGGATTTGCCTCCGAGACCAGTCCTGAGCCCCAGTTGGAAGAAGACCTGATGGCATCTCTGCCCCTGGAGGATGCAGACCTCCCTCTGGTCCAGGGATCTGACTCCGAGGCCAGCCCTGAGCCCCAACCAGGAGTGCACCTGATGGCACCTTTGCCCCTGCAGGATGCGGGTCTCCCCTCAGGCCAAGAATCTGCCACCGAGGCCAGCCCTGAGCCCCAACCAGGAGAGCTGACTGCAGCCCCACCCCTGCAGGATGCAGACTTtccctcaggccaggggtctgccTCTGAGACCAGCCCTGAACCCCAACCGGAAGAAGACCTGATGGCATCTCTGCCCCTGGAGGATGCAAACCTCCCACTGGTCCAGGGATCTGCCACCGAGGCCagtcctgagccacagccagaagTGCACCTGATGGCACCTTTGCCCCTGCAGGATGTGGTTCTCCCCTCGGGCCAGGAATCTGCCACTGAGACCAGTCCTGAGCCCCAGCTAGAAGTGGACCTGATAGCATCTTTGCCCCTGCAGGATACAGAACTCCCCTTGGTCCAAGCATCTGCCTCAGAGGCCAGTGCTGAACCTCATCCCAGAGAAGGAGACCTAACTGCAGCTCCACCCCTGCAGGATGCAGGGCTCCCCTCAGACCAGGGGTCTGCCTCTGAGACCAGCCCTGGACCCCAGCCAGAAGAAAGGGACCTGAGTGCACTCCCACCCCTGCAGGATGCGGTTCTCCCCCTGGTCCAGGCTTCTGCCTCTAAGGCCAGCCCTGAGCCTCAGCCAGAAGAAGTGGACCTGATGGCATCTTTGCCCCTGCAGGATGCAGGCCTCCCCTTGGGCCAGGAATCTGCCTCCAAAGCCACTCCTGAGCCCCAGCCAGAAGAAAGAGAGCCGACGGCATCTTTGCCCCTGCAGGATGCAGGCCTCGCCTTGGACCACGAATCGTCCACTGAGGCTGGTCCTGAGCCCCAGCCAGAAGGAAGGGACCTGAGTGCACTCCCACCCCTGCAGGATGCGGTTCTCCCCTCGGTCCAGGCATCTGCCTCTAAGGCCAGCCCTGAGCCTCAGCCAGAAGTGGACCTGATGGCATCTTTGCCCCTGCAGGATGCAGGCCTTGCCTTGGGCCAGGAATCGGCCACTGAGGCTGGTCCTGAGCCCCAGCCAGAAGAAAGGGACCTGAGTGCACTCCCACCCCTGCAGGATGCGGTTCTCCCCTCGGTCCAGGCATCTGCCTCTAAGGCCAGCCCTGAGCCTCAGCCAGAAGAAGTGGACCTGATGGCATCTTTGCCCCTGCAGGATGCAGGCCTCCCCTTGGGCCAGGAATCTGCCTCCAAAGCCACTCCTGAGCCCCAGCCAGAAGAAAGAGAGCCGACGGCATCTTTGCCCCTGCAGGATGCAGGCCTCGCTTTGGGCCAGGAATCGTCCACTGAGGCTGGTCCTGAGCCCCAGCCAGAAGAAAAGGACCTGAGTGCAGCCCCACCCCTGCAGGATGCAGTTCTCCCCTCGGTCCAGGCATCTGCCTCTAAGGCCAGCCCTGAGCCTCAGCCAGAAGTGGACCTGATCGCAGCCCCATCCCTGCAGGATACAGGCCTCCCCTTGGGCCAGGAATCTGCCTCCGAGGCCAGTCCTGAGCCCCAGCCAGAAGAAAGAGAGCTGACGGCATCTTTGCCCCTGCAGGATGCAGGTCTCCCCTTGGGCCAGGAATCTGCCACTGAGGCCAGTCCAGAGCCTCAACCAGAAGAAAAGGACCTGAGTGCAGCCCCACCCCTGCAGGATGCGGTTCTCCCCTCGGTCCAGGCATCTGCCTCTAAGGCCAGCCCTGAGCCTCAGCCAGAAGTGGACCTGATGGCATCTTTGCCCCTGCAGGATACAGGCCTCCCCTTGGGCCAGGAATCTGCCTCCGAGGCCAGTCCTGAGCCCCGTCCTGAGCCCCAGCCAGAAGAAAGGGACCTGATGGCATCTTTGCCCCTGCAGGATGCAGTTCTCCCCTTAGGCCAGGAATCTGCCACTGAGGCCAGTCCTGAGCCCCAGTCGGAAGTAGCCCTGACCATATTCTCGACGCTGCAGGATGCAGGTCTCCCCTCAGGCCAGGGAGCTGCCAAGGCCAGCCCTGAGCCTCAACCAGAAGAAGTGGACTTGACAGTATTTCTGCCCCTGCAGGATGCAGACCTCACCTCAGACCAAGAATCTACCACCAAGGCCCTGCAGACAGATGCGGGCTGCACCCCAGGGACCGGGCCCATGGCCACTACCGCCCAGCGGAAACGAAGCAAGACCTCAGGACTGAGGCCAGAGCCTGAAGAGAAGGACCCAGACCACAGTGGAGGCGCAGACGCTCTGGCCTTGGATCAGGCCCATCCCAGTGGCTCGGAGCCGGCTGCAGATGCTCGGACACCTTGGGCCTTGCAGGGAGATGTGGGCCCCCCTGAGCCTACCACAGAGACCCCGGACCGCCCTGAGCCTACCACGGAGGCCCCAGATCTTCCAGAACCTGACTCCAGTGGGGAGGAAACGGCCAGGGCACCTGAGCAGGGAGCCTGTCTTGACGGCCATGTGCGCGGGGATGATGAAGCTGAGCCCAGCTTGTCCCCGAAGGAGGCCCTGGGGGCTGAGAAGCAGGGCGGCAAAGTCCTGGAGCCGGTGGCCCTCAGCCCAGAGGCGAGTCCTGCTGCCTGTCTGGAGGCTGGCCCGGTGCGGCCCCCAAGCCCCgtggaggaaggaagggccaCCCTGGGGCCCAGGCTTCCCAGGGCTGCGGCCTCAGAGGCTGGGCTGGGTCCCGGCTCAGAGTCTCCATCGAGGGCTGTGCCCAGGTTGGGAGGTGGCTGTCCCAAAGATCCTGCCCCAACACTTCCACTGCCCTCAAGGCAGCCAGAGCCCATGCTGGGCCGGGGCAGTGGAGGACAGGCCCGGGCAGCACTCAGAGTCCTCAGCCCCTCCCCGCCGCAGCCCCCGGAAAGCCGCGCCAGGCACCTGGCCAGTGCACCCCAAGACAGGACGCGGAGCCCTGAGCCACCTGCTCCCGGGGTCCCCATGGagtcagcccccaccccatccggcccccctgccccctgctcttGCCAGGGCCCCCGGGAAGACTTAGGGGAGGGCCAGGAGCCCCTGGGCTCTCCCGGCCTCCCACCGCCACGGGCAAGAGCCCGGCGGGCAGCGGCTGCCTTCTCAGGGACTCCGAACCCCCCTGGGGCCGGGCAGGTGGGCCTcccgccccagcccctgcccctcagccccaAGGCAGCCCCCAAGGGGGGCAACCATGCCAAAGACCTGGCCTCGAGCATCTCACCCCCCTGCCAAGTGCCTCTTGGCTCTGGGCCCCGGAGCCCAGCCGGCCCTCGAGGGCTCCCAGCCACCGAGCAGCAGGATGATCAGGACAGTGTGGAAGAAG ACTCGCCACGGGCTCCGGGCTCCGGGCAGCACTCGGACAGCCACGGGGAGTCGTCGGCCGAGCTGGAGGAGCAGGACCTCTCAGGACCGCAGACCGCGCAGTGCCTGGCCCAG GCCCCGGCAGGCGGCGCGAGCGAGGAGACTGTGGCCAAAGCCAAGCAGAGTCGCAGTGAGAAGAAGGCCCGAAAG GCGATGTCCAAGCTGGGCCTCCGGCAGATCCAGGGCGTCACCAGGATCACCATCCAGAAGTCCAAGAACATCCTCTTCGTCATCGCCAAGCCCGACGTCTTCAAGAGCCCGGCCTCCGACACCTACGTGGTCTTCGGGGAGGCCAAG ATCGAGGACCTGTCGCAGCAGGTGCACAGAGCTGCTGCCGAGAAGTTCAAGGTGCCCTCCGAGCCCTCCCCGCTGGTCCCCGAGTCAGCACCTGGGCCGAGGGTGAGGCCAGAGtgcgaggaggaagaggaggaggaggaggaggag GTGGACGAGGCGGGGCTGGAGCTTCGGGACATTGAGCTGGTGATGGCACAGGCCAACGTGTCAAGGGCCAAGGCTGTGCGGGCCTTGAGAGACAACCAGAGCGACATTGTCAACGCCATCATG GAGCTGACGATGTAG